The following coding sequences lie in one Caloenas nicobarica isolate bCalNic1 chromosome 17, bCalNic1.hap1, whole genome shotgun sequence genomic window:
- the FZD9 gene encoding frizzled-9 — protein MAALRLRLALSVLWQLAAAGRGLELGGLEGPRGRAARCQPVDIPMCRGIGYNLTRMPNLLGHESQREAALKLHEFAPLVEYGCHVHLRFFLCSLYAPMCTDQVSASIPACRPMCEQARHKCVPIMEQFNFGWPESLDCGKLPTKNDPNALCMEAPENASSAEPHKGQGMLPVAPRPWPPGTAEGRGPNGLGACDNPEKFQYVEKSLSCAPRCSPGVDVYWSREDKDFAFIWMAVWSTLCFVSTAFTVLTFLLDPHRFQYPERPIIFLSMCYNVYSVAFIIRSVAGAENIACDRENGELYIIQEGLESTGCTIVFLILYYFGMASSLWWVILTLTWFLAAGKKWGHEAIEAHSSYFHMAAWGIPAMKTIVILTMRKVAGDELTGLCYVGSMDISALTGFVLIPLSCYLVVGTSFILTGFVALFHIRKIMKTGGTNTEKLEKLMVKIGVFSILYTVPATCVIVCYFYERLNVDYWNLRALERGCLHLPGRRAANCSLEASVPTVAVFMLKIFMSLVVGITSGVWVWSSKTLQTWQSLCNRKLGVRTRGKPCSGVSCGGVHCHYKAPTVMLHMTKTDPYLDNPTHV, from the coding sequence aTGGCGGCGCTGAGGCTGCGGCTGGCCCTGTCCGTGCTGTGGCAGCTGGCGGCGGCCGGGCgcgggctggagctgggggggctggaggggccgcgggggcgggcggcgcggtgCCAGCCCGTGGACATCCCCATGTGCCGGGGTATCGGGTACAACCTGACCCGCATGCCCAACCTGCTGGGCCACGAGAGCCAGCGCGAAGCCGCCCTGAAGCTGCACGAGTTCGCGCCGCTGGTGGAGTACGGCTGCCACGTCCACCTGcgcttcttcctctgctccctctaCGCGCCCATGTGCACCGACCAGGTGAGCGCCAGCATCCCCGCCTGCCGCCCCATGTGTGAGCAGGCCCGCCACAAGTGCGTCCCCATCATGGAGCAGTTCAATTTCGGCTGGCCCGAGTCGCTCGACTGCGGCAAGCTGCCCACCAAGAACGACCCCAACGCCCTCTGCATGGAGGCCCCCGAGAACGCCTCGTCTGCCGAGCCCCACAAGGGCCAGGGCATGCTGCCCGTGGCCCCCCGGCCCTGGCCCCCGGGCACCGCCGAGGGCCGGGGACCCAACGGCCTGGGGGCCTGCGACAACCCCGAGAAGTTCCAGTACGTGGAGAAGAGCCTCTCCTGCGCGCCCAGGTGTTCCCCCGGGGTGGACGTCTACTGGTCCCGAGAGGACAAGGACTTTGCCTTCATCTGGATGGCCGTCTGGTCCACCCTCTGCTTCGTCTCCACAGCCTTCACTGTCCTCACCTTTCTGCTTGACCCCCACCGTTTCCAGTACCCCGAGAGGCCCATCATCTTCCTCTCCATGTGCTACAATGTTTACTCCGTAGCCTTCATCATCCGCTCGGTGGCAGGGGCCGAGAACATCGCCTGCGACCGGGAGAACGGCGAACTCTACATCATCCAGGAGGGGCTGGAGAGCACGGGCTGCACCATCGTCTTCCTCATCCTCTACTACTTCGGCATGGCCAGCTCGCTCTGGTGGGTCATCCTCACCCTCACCTGGTTCCTGGCTGCCGGGAAGAAGTGGGGACACGAGGCCATCGAGGCTCACAGCAGCTACTTCCACATGGCCGCCTGGGGCATCCCGGCTATGAAGACCATCGTCATCCTCACCATGCGGAAGGTGGCGGGGGACGAGCTGACGGGGCTGTGCTACGTGGGGAGCATGGACATCAGCGCCCTGACCGGCTTTGTCCTCATCCCCCTCTCCTGCTACCTGGTCGTCGGTACCTCCTTCATCCTCACGGGCTTCGTCGCCCTCTTCCACATCCGGAAGATCATGAAAACAGGCGGCACCAACACGgagaagctggagaagctgaTGGTGAAGATCGGCGTCTTCTCTATCCTCTACACTGTCCCGGCCACCTGCGTCATCGTTTGCTACTTCTACGAGCGGCTGAACGTGGATTACTGGAACCTCAGGGCCCTGGAGCGCGGCTGCCTGCACCTCcccggccgccgcgccgccaACTGCTCCCTGGAGGCCTCGGTGCCCACCGTGGCCGTCTTTATGCTAAAGATTTTCATGTCGCTGGTGGTGGGCATCACCAGCGGGGTGTGGGTGTGGAGCTCCAAGACGCTGCAGACCTGGCAGAGCCTGTGCAACAGAAAGCTGGGCGTGAGGACGAGGGGCAAGCCCTGCAGCGGGGTGAGCTGCGGGGGGGTGCACTGCCACTACAAAGCCCCCACGGTCATGCTGCACATGACCAAGACGGACCCTTACCTGGACAACCCGACGCACGTCTAG